The Raphanus sativus cultivar WK10039 chromosome 6, ASM80110v3, whole genome shotgun sequence sequence CATTGACAAAGATTAGACCCATACAATTcgaatagaaatataaaaaatgataaaacacaACCAAATGAAAAGTTAAGGGTTCGATTGGTAATGGCagtaagtttaaaatttttgatgtaaaaaaaagttgtagACTTTTTGCTTTGGCTTTAGATTTTATTGCTGTAGATTTTATGGAAAgctaaaaaaatgatttgaatatttggttCCAGAAAGCACTTACACAGCTGTAGATTATTTCCGGAGCtgtgatttttaaaaagtcacTAAAGCTTGATTACTGTGAATTTAGTGCTTTACAAATAAATTGTGTTGTACCAATCACAAAGATTCTAGAAAATTACAATACAAATACTAAAATACGAAGAAACCATCTTGCTTCTCTTCATGTAACACCATATCTGTCTcgatatcattttttttatgaaatttcaaattcTTCTTTGCAGTATTTTCTGTTATATAACATTGGTCAAATTCCAAATAAGATCTATAgataattattgaaaataatctaatttaataattttctgaAAGAACTAGTAACTGAATCTGCCAATTTTTCAACGATTTTAAAAACATCACCATAcaataaaaaattgtatctCTATTGAAACTCCACCAATGAACATGTTGAATTTCTATTTCCATAAAAATTACGCACCATAGTAGCTTCCATGGTAATTTTTTCCAAAGCAAAACCGTTAAAGATAAATTCCTTACCTTTTGATCCTTGCTTCAACATAATTAGATCAGATTTCTCGTTATCAGCCATGGTTACAGATTCCACACTAGAGATTGCAATAACAAATTGAAAAGAAGACAAAACTCTTTTCAATCTgccacaaataatttttttcacaaCAAGAGAAAAGAATAAGAGATGGAAAACATCGAGAGACATTGATCAATGCCTTCATCAGATTAAATTTTGGACCTTGGAGAAAAACTCATTTTCAATCACCATTAACCCGATGGGAGAGAGAACTGTTACTGGAGAAATGAACATAACATGGCGACCTGCTATCGTTTTATTTGATGAACTTGACCCTTCTAATTATTAACCACATCGGCCGCCCAAGCTGTGCACTAGTTTCTAGTCCGAACCGGTGCAATGTGCATAGCGTGATTACCATTATTGTGGTTAAGATGTTAATACGGATACATAAGATTTATTTTTACTCAGTACATAACGAATTTAAAAAGTGAATAATCgaacataaaaataaagaatgcATGGGAAGATTTATTTTTACAGTTATGaggtttttttaaattataactattttattttacggTTAATGGTTACAAATTTTTAACTTTCATACTTGATTATAATCTAGTTACactttctttgataaaaaaaagttacacTTTAAATACCACATACAATGGCCCggttaaatattttgatttgggTGATATGACTCATGTATATTTTTCCTAATGGCAATGTTTTAAAACAAGTGATTGCCTGGTGGTCAAGTGATCTAGACACTGAACCAGATGATTTTCGGGATCACTGGATCTTAGGACGACCAACGGTGAACCGTAgatcaataaataaattatttttattatacaataatatattagctatgaaaataaatatacagaaactaaagttaaatattttctaaatattttaaaaatataaaataataattctgatattaagaaaatacttaacattaattcttatattttattttcatttgacatataaaacatcaaaaaatagtttagattttttttctgtaacaagttaagagttatgacatctaacaaaaaatatcaagacttaaaaatcacaaatatttaattgtctaatataaataataaaattaaatttcaaatccaaaacaaattaaaagtaaaacatcattAATAAATTGTTGGTAACACAAATAAACTAACACTCAATCAGAAAACTAATTTTGGTACTCTCTAGTCTCTACCATCgttcatttcattttctttaggtaaaaactataaaaataataaataaaaattatatattgattCAACCGGTATTAGTGGATTTTTCTggattttattagattttaaaaaatattagattttaataaaatctaaaccaaatttattttagaTCATTGGGTATACCGGTTCAAGATCCGATCAGATTTCAAAACGCAATAGACACAATAGTTACATGGGCTTATTGAAAGACGTAAAAGAGAACCTGTTATTAAAAACGTAATCATCAAGCAGGCCGAAAAATATTAAAGCTCAAATATAAGGGCCCAATAAAGTTGTGATGGATGTGCTACTGTCACAGGTAATATATAAACACTCTTCTCgactttagggtttattttCTTTCGTGAAGCTCTCTAGCCGTCGCTGCCTACATCCTTGCCTCAAAGCTTTCACGGGAGCAGAAGAGCAGCCATGGCGGAACAGGTTATTCCATCTTCTTTCACTCTTACTCTCTTATACGCTTGGTGATTCTCACTAGGTTTTACTTTGTGTTCCATTTCCAGACTGAGAAAGCTTTCCTAAAGCAACCAAAGGTCTTCCTCAGGTGAATTTACCAATCGATTTCACTCAATACATTAtgatatctaaatatttttcaaatattatatgaTTGGTTTGTTTAATCAGCTCGAAGATATCTGGAAAGGGAAAGAGACCTGGAAAGGGTGGAAACAGATTCGTGAAGAACATTGGCTTGGGCTTCAAGACTCCTCGTGATGCCATTCAAggtttgttttaattattagaTCAGTCAGTCTGCTTTCTATAGATTTATAGGCACTGATTTTGATATGGGATCAAATTATTATATCCTTAAAGTTAGGTTCTTTAGCGattgtgtttgtgttttgttttcctACGGAACAGGAACCTACATCGACAGTAAATGTCCCTTCACTGGAACTGTTTCGATTAGAGGTCGTATCTTAGCGGGTACTTGCCACTCTGCCAAAATGCAGAGGACCATTATCGTCCGAAGGAACTACCTTCACTTTGTCAAGAAGTATCAGAGGTTTGGTTCTTACATAAATTTGATCTTTGTCGGTATTACTTTATACATTGATGTTTTTTTAAACAAAGGATTgcactttttcttttgttaggtATGAAAAGAGGCATTCGAACATCCCTGCTCATGTCTCACCGTGCTTCCGTGTCAAGGAAGGAGACCATGTCATCATTGGACAATGCAGGTAATGCTTCTGTTTTGGATCATCGTAAATGTCTCTGTAAATTCTTGGTTTTTGAGCggttcatttaatattttttcttttcctattGTTGTTGC is a genomic window containing:
- the LOC108806622 gene encoding 40S ribosomal protein S11-3 codes for the protein MAEQTEKAFLKQPKVFLSSKISGKGKRPGKGGNRFVKNIGLGFKTPRDAIQGTYIDSKCPFTGTVSIRGRILAGTCHSAKMQRTIIVRRNYLHFVKKYQRYEKRHSNIPAHVSPCFRVKEGDHVIIGQCRPLSKTVRFNVLKVIPAGASAFAKKAFTGA